The proteins below come from a single Malus domestica chromosome 03, GDT2T_hap1 genomic window:
- the LOC139194331 gene encoding uncharacterized protein, producing the protein MERYYKKQCLNPPSNILGSPPPSNIPSSPPPPSNIPRSPPSNIPSRSQQSEATELDEILANLPADPAHRRRMLDYPPNYREAIRRHYLQNDPCQPRDHIMPRKVSDNPCFIIGWFDKFKWLEYSISKNAAFCRYCYLFKCDFDQMGSTGSDVFTEIGFTNWKKGPKNLRVHEGGVGSLHNKVVQQARDLMTQKQHIETFVIKQTDEAHINYRTLLSVSLECTRWLLGQGLPFRGHDESLKSSNRGNYLELMQFLSKHNEQVRKVVFENAPKNLKYTSSDIQKDLVHACAIETVSAITKDMEGAFFSLLVDGARDSSTKEQMAVVLRYVNKKGEAIEKFLGVQHVSSTTSSSLEDAIERLFATTNLSMSKLRGQGYDGASNMKGELNGLKTKILNKYPQAFYIHCFAHQLQLALVFVAKENEDVANFFINASSLVNLIGSSCKRRDAFREKQQEQIQKALDLGNLETGKGLNQEMSLMRPCDTRWNSHYGTIVSIIVMFEAVVEVVEWIKSDRNQDNLGEATRLFKDIQTFDFAFHLFLMRLILGITNELSQALQKKDQDIVNAMALVEVCKQRLQSLRDDDFGDLLHDVEKFCEEHDIIVPNMEDLHFVPGKSRRKAPKITNFHYYRVDLYFQVLDMQLKELNDRFNEVNTELLLCMACLSPVNNFASFDKAKIVRLAKLYSQDFDRMDLMNLPIQLDNYIHDMKMHSEFSSLRGISDLA; encoded by the coding sequence atggaacgatactataagaaacagtgcttaaatcctccttcaaacaTTTTGGGTAGtcctcctccttcaaatattccgagtagtcctcctcctccttcaaatattccaagaagtcctccttcaaatattccaagtaGGTCACAACAAAGTGAGGCCACTGAGTTGGATGAAATATTGGCTAATCTTCCTGCAGACCCTGCACATAGACGTCGAATGCTTGATTATCCACCTAATtatcgtgaagcaattcgtagaCACTATCTCCAAAATGATCCTTGTCAACCTAGAGACCACATCATGCCAAGAAAGGTTAGCGACAATCCATGTTTTATCATTGGTTGGTTTGATAAGTTTAAgtggttggagtatagtataTCAAAAAATGCTGCATTTTGCCGTTATTGTTATCTTTTCAAATGTGATTTTGATCAAATGGGTAGCACTGGAAGTGATGTCTTCACTGAGATAGGGTTTACAAATTGGAAGAAAGGACCCAAAAATCTTCGAGTCCATGAGGGAGGTGTTGGAAGTCTTCATAATAAAGTTGTACAACAAGCTAGAGATTTGATgacacaaaaacaacacattGAAACATTTGTGATTAAGCAAACTGATGAAGCTCACATTAATTATCGTACTTTATTGAGTGTCTCACTTGAGTGCACAAGATGGTTGTTGGGACAAGGTTTACCTTTTCGTGGCCATGATGAATCGTTGAAATCAAGCAATAGGGGCAATTATTTAGAGCTTATGCAATTTCTTTCCAAGCATAATGAACAAGTTAGGAAGGTTGTGTTTGAGAATGCTCCCAAGAATCTTAAGTATACTTCTTCCGATATTCAAAAAGATCTTGTCCATGCTTGTGCCATTGAAACTGTAAGTGCAATCACTAAAGATATGGAAGgtgcatttttttctcttttggttgatgGAGCACGTGATTCTTCAACTAAAGAGCAAATGGCGGTGGTATTGCGTTATGTGAATAAAAAAGGAGAAGCAATTGAAAAGTTTTTGGGTGTTCAACATGTCTCCTCTACAACTAGTAGCTCGCTTGAAGATGCCATTGAGAGATTGTTTGCTACAACAAATTTGAGTATGTCTAAGTTACGAGGACAAGGCTATGATGGAGCTAGCAATatgaaaggtgagttgaatggtcttaaaacaaagattttgaaCAAATACCCTCAAGCATTTTATATTCATTGTTTTGCACAccaacttcaactagctctTGTATTCGTGGCAAAGGAAAATGAGGATGTTGCCAATTTCTTCATTAATGCTAGTAGTTTGGTGAATCTTATTGGATCATCGTGTAAGCGTCGTGATGCATTTAGAGagaaacaacaagaacaaattcAGAAAGCTCTTGATCTTGGTAATCTTGAAACGGGTAAAGGGTTAAATCAAGAAATGAGTCTCATGCGTCCATGTGATACACGGTGGAACTCACATTATGGTACTATAGTTAGTATTATTGTTATGTTTGAAGCCGTGGTGGAGGTGGTTGAATGGATTAAAAGTGATCGCAACCAAGATAATCTCGGTGAAGCAACTAGGTTATTCAAAGACATACAAACTTTTGATTTTGCATTTCACCTTTTCTTGATGAGACTTATATTGGGAATTACAAATGAGTTATCACAAGCATTGCAAAAGAaagatcaagatattgtgaatgcaatggcgTTAGTGGAAGTATGCAAGCAAAGACTACAATCCTTGAGAGATGATGACTTTGGGGACTTGCTTCATGATGTAGAAAAGTTTTGTGAGGAGCATGATATTATCGTTCCTAACATGGAGGATTTGCATTTCGTACCTGGAAAATCAAGGCGTAAagctccaaaaatcacaaacttccattactatcgtgtggacctctattttcaagtccttgatATGCAACTAAAGGAGTTGAATGATCGCTTCAATGAGGTAAACACCGAGTTACTTCTTTGTATGGCTTGTTTGAGTCCGgtgaataattttgcatcttttgacaAAGCAAAAATTGTTCGTTTAGCCAAACTTTATTCTCAAGATTTTGATCGTATGGACCTCATGAATCTTCCAATTCAACTTGACAATTACATTCATGATATGAAGATGCATAGTGAGTTTTCATCATTGAGAGGAATTAGTGATCTTGCATAA